From Platichthys flesus chromosome 19, fPlaFle2.1, whole genome shotgun sequence:
acgtATGCATGTCCGAGTATTAAGAGGATCATGTCATCAAACACCTGCAGTCTGGGGCGTCGATTTTGTGGTTGACTGTTCGTGTGATTGGAAGATGTGGAGGTTGTTAGGAAGTGAAAATCAGCTGGAGAGCAGCTCGTTTTAAAGCCACATGCCAGGTTGAAAGTGTCTCGATGTGATGGATGAAGCTCTGGAGACGCTTGGTGAGCAGCTGTACACCAGGATCTACTCCAAACACAAAGAGGCTGCTGGGAAACTCACAGGTGAGCTGACTTTTACAAACCAGCAGGATCCAGCACTGGAAACAGCACCTAACTCTTccgagcctgtgtgtgtgtgtgtgtgttgcaggtatgtTGCTGGAGCTGCCAGGTCCTGTGCTGAGGCAGATGCTGCAGGACGAGGCCATGCTGACCGCTGCTGTGGAGAAAGCCCTCAGAGCCCTGCAGCTGGAACAGGAGCCAAGGTACAGGAACAGGCAGGAGGGGACTGCACATGATCTCCCTCCTCCAGTATTGGGGAGTATGGGGGTCCAGACAAGTCTGCATCTCTGAGCCAGATGCTAACCCAGCACAGGAGTGAGGTAGTCTATAGATGCAGAAGGCACATACTGCTATGGGCAGCTGTGGGTCAGGAGGTAAAACAGGTCGTCCACTTACCAGGGGAGACTGTTACTTACCAAAGCAACAGTCTCCCCTAGTCCctatgccgaagtgtccttgggcaagatactgtgtgtgaatgacacAAACGGCAGTGTAAACTACTTTGAGTAATctagaaataaatatatcaatagAAATAATTTAACATGTATCTTTTACAAGATAAGATAAACTTTACTGCTCCCGCACTGGGGAAATTCACTTACAGCATCAGAAAGTCAAAATGAAGTAGACAAGAGAACATGTGAAAGTATAAAATAGgcaaaaaattcaaaaaatatGTTCATAATATGCACCTTTCACTTCAGACAGAAATATTTATTGTAGTGAAGCATACTTGAATAAAGAACATTGGTACAGGATGATTTCATGAGGATCTATAGAGTATTTGTGCATTATGTATAAGGATATATTGAAACAAACATATACGTATGTATGCATAAAAATGACATGTATTTGTGCATGAACAACTTTTAAAACAGTGTTTTCTCATTTCTTAGCAGCAGGGTATCGTGTAAGGAGGAGGACAATGTGTCAGCGTCCTCTGACTCTCTCGGGGAGCAGCTATTTGAGTTGGTGGACGTCTACAACACTGGTCACTCTCAGAAAATCACAGGTAGGAGACTTGTCCTCAGGCTCAACAAACACTGAATGCTATGGGGTAAGATACCAATTAGCAATGAAATGGgtattcagttatttttttagAATATTGTACACTTTCTGCCCTCTTATGATTAACATTAAcatcagatatttgttttacCACAGGGATGCTTCTGGAGCAGCACAAAGAAGCAGTTTCAAACCTTCTGTCAGATCCCAaactgctggaggagcaggtgcaCGTCGCATTGGAGACACTAAAGGAGTATGTGACCTATTCCTGTTCATGGAGCATAGTCATGTGTGCAAACAAGGCCATAATCGCACATTCACATCCACCTTTGTTTCACATGTTAAAGCATATTTCTTACGTGTGCACCCCAGACACGAATCCATAATTCACTATAATCCACAAAATACAAACCTAAATAAGagtctgtataaataaatgaatttctGTGAAACCAGCGCTTCGTAATaacgttcctgctgctgctcttcaggCAGAACGAGGAGACAGACTTCAGCGACGTGTCGGACGCCGACGACACAGAGAAACTGGGAGAGAGGCTCTTCTCACTGGTGGAGGAGTTGGATTCTCTTCATGCAAATGATATTACAGGTGAGCTGAGGCTTTAATTGACATTCGAGGTAAACATGATGATTGATCTCACTAGATTTAATATGTACCAATTGTGTCACTGTATAGACACTTAGGATGAAGTTTATTATATGGATACAGACATTATCATAACACtaatgatatttattttctctgtaatCCATGGGTCTATCTTTCCGTGTAGGGATGCTACTGGAGATGGAGCCAGCTGTTCTCCGGCAGCTGCTCAGCGACCATGTGATGCTGGAGGCTGCTGTTAGGAAAGCACAATCGGTTCTGGACACTGGACAATGACATTTAACACGCAGAAGAACAAATTAATCAATGATTGACCTGGATGAACTCTTATCACGTATCCAGGCTGTGATCAGGAAGTTGAATCGTGGAGGGTTGAGGTTTGACTGGACCAACTGTAAATAACCGTTAAACCTCTCTTCAGCTGAAACGAAGCCAATTCTGCCACTTTATAATACGGGTGCTCTCTTtgccaacatttttatttctgagaTAAAAAAGACTCAACAAAAGTGCCACACAAgtgtcaaattaaatatttatcagaggaaaacatttgcTGTATGAAAGGATTTACTTGTGTGGTTTTAAGACGTTCATGTTCACCAGAGGATAAATGCTACTGACTTTGTTAATCCCCTGATTTTTTCTGCACACAATGTTGATGAATCTGACTAACTTGGTGATCACTCAACTTCTGAATCAAGTGCCATCATCAAGTTAAATTGTCcaattctgttgttttatgaTGAAATAACAGAAACTAATGGAATGCCCCTCCCCCTCAGCTGTCCTAACGTTAATTAGCTGATGTTAGCATGCTAAAACACATAAATGGTGAAAATGCAGTAACATTGGaactttaataaaatgtttattttatcaaatttagtaaaaaatatgtttttctcatGCAGTGAACTGAGTATTTTGTTATTCAAAGctacattaagattaagattaagatacatttattgctCCCAAAcgcatgcacagacatgcacaggaaCACTCAATtctagggaaatgtaacctctgctttttacccatctggtgcgggacacacagagcagtgagcagccatgtacggcggggagcagatgttgggggagtaaggtgccttgctcaggggcactagacagggtagagagaatcatcttggatttttgggttagggttactcAAATTCACAACTTATACTTGGACCAGTTGCTGGTTAACTCGGTCACACTGGTGCTTTTTACATGAAGAGATGTGAATACAGTGAAAATGCGACTGTAAATCCCCCTCCACCACGTCACATCCAACATCTCCcaataatgaatgaatatcTCTGTCATCTTTAATAATGTTCTTATTATCATCATAATATCAGTTATTGATCATAAATAAGCTATTTAGGGTGAGCACCGAATGGtaagaggccctattgaaattgtagggATTCATCTTATCATGGTGACGAAactgaattggctttttgagggctttaacatgctgaaCCTCTTACGAAACTTTGCCTAAAATTTGAAggtggtgaaaatgtacatattctggagtaatttgaaatgggtgtggcaaaatggctcaacagcgccctctgGAACCAGCCCTTAGGTTTCCCCTTGACCGATTTTCTCCAAAATCGAGcacaggtgtatcgtgaccagtcatacAAAACAGTCTCAAGGGGCATtgggaaaaacgcaacaggaagtccgccattttcaATTTAGTGGCcgttttggccatattccacatttttactttgaactACTTGTCCAAGGGCTTTTTTCAGATCAAATTCAAATtaagatgagtgtcatcacaacaagatggagataaaaactgatttaaagatCGATTCTTCGTCACATCGTGTGAGCtaggcgtggcgtcaaagtttgattaaacggcATCAGAACAAGaagttctgtatctcggacatacatggtccaatcaagttcaaactagacatgtaagacaagagtcccggtcTGACGACATCTACACACAAATaggacttgaaattacagcaccccctggtggcaacaggaaatgtttgttttttttgcacgtcttacacttggatgaattcctcttcatccactgacctcaaccatgtcaaactgtatcaaatgggtctcaagacattgataatgtcggcataagattactgtgacttttcatcaaatGCCATATTAATGGTGTGGCTTTAacgttcatcaactcgccgtgaaacacaaaattgctgtaacttcagtgttcatggttctatctcactcaaaatatatgtgtgtattaaaATCCcccccttgaagatattcatatggtttcaAGGCCGTTTGACCGTGGCGTGGCCATCATAACACTAGCCTCTGTATCTAAGACATAtttgttccaatcaagtccaaactacacatgtaagacaagactcgcggcctgatgacatctacaaaggcatcatgacttaaaaccacagcgccacctgcatGCTataggaagtgaagcgtttatccttgccgcaGAGCAAAAAAgggatgcaacgcggagacgtgcaattggtcatcgatcgctctctctttaccgaccgcaacaggcttgaaattgcctgtggtCGGCcctgttagtgctacaacgtagccctagtttgtGTAGGTGGCAAAAACTGCGATAAATGGTGTTCGATCGGCCACGCATTCACACTCTGCGTGTCAATATATTAGGCCAATCACATGAAGCCCTGCTACTCTagatgataaattaaagaaattcatATTACTGATGGGTTTTTCTGTCAATGAATTATTGTCAAAAGAATTGAGGAAACagattatttgaaaaacagagaTATGACGGAGCCTCAAAtctcgctctgcctcctccacggTGGAAATATCAACGGATCTCGTTTGTCCCGGGTCAGATTCATCATTATGATAAACGTGTGAATGTCTTTCTATAGTTTTGAGGCCACATTTTTGTCCAATAGCATAattatgaggacattttggctgttCCTCACAAACTCAAAGGACTGTTTGAATGTATTTAAGACTTTTCCAACCAGCAGTAATtgtggattcacagttttatttcattgtcttaAACAATGTGActcaaaagatttattttacattttcactgatttcacagagGGTAATTCATGGATATGGTTgagaataataatacatttaaggGAGTGCTGAAATCCACGATAATTAATCTACATTTTGgcattttgtgatgaaatatgactattgaaaggaaacatgtaataataaagaaatcaaGGAATAAATGGAATGTTCCGGAAGAAGAGAATTGGCGGCCATTTATGCACGTGCTCCCCCACTCTTTCTGTTTCCCTTTCACAACAAAGCCTATGtcctataaataaaaacaacataaaggtTATAAAACGACCCAAAAATACATGCAAAGGAAAAGGACTCATTAAGAtcacaaacatgtttaatgttaaagattaaagacACGTTCAATGTTCTATATATCTAAGGCCCATGCTCCTTTATCTTAGAGGTTCCATTGATAGGTCCTTTATAGCAAAATAAGATGAAGGGAATAAACTTTAACTTACTCAGAAATCTCTCCATAATAATTCTAACTTTCTATTTAAAACTAATAGAATACACTAGTGATGGAAGGTTTTTTTCAAGAAAACGTGGGGACTATTCAAGGTCCAGCAACGATTCTGCAAAACTCTATTTGTATTACTGAACAAATAAAGTACCTCATAGACCTGCTGGCCAAGAAGAACACAGagttccaggaggagaagactaaaaagaacgttctccaagaagagctggagaatctcaaagcttcttgtgacaaggtctgccaaagtcatacaTCCAACCAGGATAtgttgaaaaccgagctccaggaggagaagaagaagaataacgATTTTCAAGAAGAGCTGGTGAAGCTCGaagcttctcatcacgaggtctgccaaagtcatgcagccaatcaggagaagttcgacaccgagctccaggaggagaagaggatgaagaacgatctcgaagaggaggtggaaaagctcaaagcttctcatcacaagGTCTGCCAAAGACATACAACCACCCAGGAGAAGTTagacaccgagctccaggacgagaagaagaagaacaacaatctccaagaagagctggagaagctcaaagcttcttatcacaaggtctgccaaagtcatgcaaccaatcaggagaagttgaaaaccgagctccaggaggaggagaagaagaagaacgatctccaagaagagctggagaagctcaaaacttctcaccacgaggtctgccaaagtcatgcaaccaatcaggagaagttcaacatcGAGcttgaggaggaaaagaggatgaagaacgatctcgaagaggaggtggaaaagctcaaagcttctcatcacaagGTCTGCCAAAGACATACAACCACCCAGGAGAAATTAGAGACCgggctccaggaggagaagagaatgaagaactctctccaagaagagctggagaagctcaaaacttctcaccacgaggtctgccaaagtcatacaACCACCCAGGAGAAGTTagacaccgagctccaggaggagaagaagaagaagaacgatctccaagaagagctggagaagctcaaagcttcgtatcacaaggtctgccaaagtcatgcagccaaccaggagaagttaaacatcgagctccaggaggagaagaagaagaagaatgttctCCTAAAAAACCTGGAGAAGTTCAGGGTTACTTCTGATGAGGTCTTCCAAAGATATACACCTTATGCTTCCACATCTGAGCTCACTGAGGAAGAGGTTCTCTACAATGTTCTCCCTGATCCCAAACCCAAGGAGACAGGGGTgcctgagaagacagagaaacctAAGAATGCTTCAATGTGTAAGAGAATCCGCCACCTTTTGGGGTTGtgcaggaagcagcagaagtCAGCGGCGCCAACATCCCCCCGCAACTGAGCTGACTTTACCTTCTTCACCTGCTGTGAGGACTGTCAAGGTTAATAGAGGGATTTACAATTTGATTTCAAAACatcctaaaaataaataatgtccGCACAATGATAGTATTGCACCAAATAAAAcgataaaaaactaaatgtcttGCAgatgttgatatatatataagataaggtaagataagatgtACCTTAATTTATCCTCCATGGAGGAAACTCacaaatgacacagcagcatAAGAAAGTGTATCAGAtacatcctcctgcagagccggaGAACGGTTCCAGATGTACACATGCAAGTGTCATGGAACCACAGTTTAGGCCTGTGCATGCACCACCAGCTTGGTTCTCGTGGTTTTCCATGTATGCATATGTCAGACTCTATAATTATcacattttattctcttctataaaatgtttgtggatGCTGGTTTATTTATCAATCTAAACATGTATTAAGTGTGCACAGCCATATCCCttcataaaatacattaatcaGCTGTATgcctgcacacatgcaaatacaaatatacagacactgatatCGATAGcgttttttaaaaatgtatacagattttgtgtttttcaaggaAACATAAACTTGAAGAATTTTTGTTGACCTTTGTTTAGGCAGAGCCATGGAAAACTGAGTAGAGATATAGAGTGCTCCTTAAAGCTGTTCACTATGCCACCAGTATAGTTATTTGTCTGTGATAGAGTGCTGGAATAAATATTCTGCCTCTGATGATGTTAGAATGAATACTAGATGTTCAGTTTCCTTCTCTTAGTGGGTTTGGAACTCTTGCGTAGGTCTTAAATGGTGGAGAACAGGGGCTCTTCATCTCTGCAGGTTGATGTTAATAAAGGAAGTAGCAGGTCAAGTGAAAAATATAGTATGACAAAAAAtatgtgtaaataaagaaatgtattcaAAGAAGGGATAATTACATATATACACAGggcaaattatatatatatataaaaaaaaggcaatatAGAGATGGGATCAGAGTTGTGGTCATGTGCAATTTTTCCACTCTATGGGCCCGAGGTGCGGTGGGACGATCCTCTTAAaggtgacattaaaaacaccGGTCTGAAGTCATTTGCAGCACTGGGATGTTCCGTCTTGGGCACAGGGACGATGCAGGATATCTTCCAGATCTTGGGCAGTCTCAGCGAGAGGTTGTATAGATGTAGAAACACACCTGAccgctgctccacacacaccttgaAGACCTGTGGGTCCATGTTGTCCGGACCTCTAGTCTGTTTCATCCTGGTTTTGGTGAGCTGTCATCTCACCTGGCTGGTCTTGagtttttgggggtattttgggGCGTGGTGGGGGACAGACTGGGGGAGGTGACAGATATTGTTTGTCCATCTTGTTGTTGAGTCATACCCAATGACGACTAAAGGGAGACGGGACTTGTA
This genomic window contains:
- the LOC133975551 gene encoding uncharacterized protein LOC133975551 isoform X1 — translated: MDEALETLGEQLYTRIYSKHKEAAGKLTGMLLELPGPVLRQMLQDEAMLTAAVEKALRALQLEQEPSSRVSCKEEDNVSASSDSLGEQLFELVDVYNTGHSQKITGMLLEQHKEAVSNLLSDPKLLEEQVHVALETLKEQNEETDFSDVSDADDTEKLGERLFSLVEELDSLHANDITGMLLEMEPAVLRQLLSDHVMLEAAVRKAQSVLDTGQ
- the LOC133975551 gene encoding uncharacterized protein LOC133975551 isoform X2, producing the protein MDEALETLGEQLYTRIYSKHKEAAGKLTGMLLELPGPVLRQMLQDEAMLTAAVEKALRALQLEQEPSRVSCKEEDNVSASSDSLGEQLFELVDVYNTGHSQKITGMLLEQHKEAVSNLLSDPKLLEEQVHVALETLKEQNEETDFSDVSDADDTEKLGERLFSLVEELDSLHANDITGMLLEMEPAVLRQLLSDHVMLEAAVRKAQSVLDTGQ